The genomic segment AAAGTTTTGGTTGTACAAGATTTATCTATAATTGGTGTATAGATAGAATATCTGAAAACTATAATGAAACTAAAAAGACACTAAGTTCTATTGAATTACAAAAAGAGATAGTTATTTTGAAAAAACAAGTTGAATACTCTTGGTTAAATGAAGTTAGTGCTAATATGTTGAAACAGGTAACTATTGATTGTAGTAATGCCTATAAAAGATGGTTTAAATTAATTAAACAAAATAACAATATCAAAGGTAAACCTAGATATAAATCTCGTAAATCAAAACAGAATTGTCCTACTAGAACTGATAGAATGACTTTCAATGGAAGATATGTTCATCTTGAAAAAATAGGTGTTGTTAAACTATCAAAAGTTAAAATAGCTTTAGATGGGAAATTGATGAATGCTAGATTAAGTTTTGATGGGCTAGATTATTGGTTATCTTTTGGTGTTGAATATAAAGATGTTCAATTAGAGGAGAAACCAAAAACAGAACCCATAGGAATAGATTTAGGATTAAAAACTTTAGTATATTGTTCTAATGGAAATACTTACGAAAAACCTCATACTAAGATAATAGATAAAAAGATAAAACATCTTCAACGTAGAATAAGCAAGATTTATCAACCTATGATTGATTATTGTAAGGAAACGAGAACCAAGTTTTCTACTTTAAAAAAATCTAATAACTTAATAAAACTTGAAAAAGAACTACGTAAATATCAGATTAGAAAAACAAATATATTAGATTCTAATATTCATAGAATAACTTCTGATTTAATTAAAATAAATCCAGAAAGAATAGTAATTGAAGATTTAAATATAAAGGGTATGATGAGTAATCATAAATTAGCAAGAAGTATTCAATCATCTAAATTTTATGAAGTTAGAAAACAATTAGTATATAAGTGTAAAAATAATAATATTAAATTGATAGTAGCGGATAGATTTTATCCTTCATCTAAAACTTGTAGTAGTTGTGGAAAGATAAAAGATGACTTAAAATTAAAAGATAGAGTTTATAGATGTCCACAATGTGGAACAATAATTGATAGAGATCTAAATGCTGCAATAAATTTAAGTAGAATATCTTAATTTATATAAAATAGTGAGACTGCTCTCACGAATTTAAGCCTATGGAGAGTTAAAACCACTTGAGTAGTTGCGACGAAAAAGAATTCAAAGAAGTAGGAAATATTAAAATGTACAACTTTGTATAAGTTTAATATAGCAGAGACATCAACTGAAGCCGATAAGGGAGTAGAAAATCTTTTCAATAAACTTGTAACTATAGTTGAAAGTTACTCAAAAGAGGAGATACTAGGAATAGCAGTATCTGGTACAGGACAAATAGATGGAAGTATAGGAAAAGTTGTTGGTGGGAATGATATTATCCCTGGGTGGATAGGAACAAACTTAGTTGAGAGATTAGAAAATAAATTTTCTCTACCTGCTGTTTTAGAAAACGATGTAAACTGTGCAGCATTAGGTGAAAAGTGGTTAGGAGCAGGAAGAGGAGAAAAGGATTTTATTTGTATAACTATAGGTACAGGTATTGGAGGAGGAGTTGTTTTAAACAATGAAATCCTAAGAGGAGATACTTGTGTAGCAGCTGAGTTTGGTCATATTCAAATAGTTAAAGATGGAATCCAATGTTTATGTGGAAAAAAAGGTTGTTATGAAAGATATGCTTCAGCCACTGCACTAATGAGAATGGCTAAAGAGGCAACTGGAAAAGATATGAATGGAAAAGAGATTTTTGATTTAGAAAAATCTGGAGATCCAACAATGAAAAAAATAATAAGTGAATGGGTAGACTATTTTACAGATGGTCTAAGCACTATAGCTTATATTTTCAATCCATCATTAATTGTGATAGGTGGAGGAGTAACAAAACAAGGAGATTATCTTCTTGATAAATTTAATGAAAGTTTAAGTTCTAAATTAGGGCCAAATTTTAAAAAGAACTTAAA from the Fusobacterium varium genome contains:
- a CDS encoding transposase; translation: MIRGYRIKIFPKEEQKKMIHKSFGCTRFIYNWCIDRISENYNETKKTLSSIELQKEIVILKKQVEYSWLNEVSANMLKQVTIDCSNAYKRWFKLIKQNNNIKGKPRYKSRKSKQNCPTRTDRMTFNGRYVHLEKIGVVKLSKVKIALDGKLMNARLSFDGLDYWLSFGVEYKDVQLEEKPKTEPIGIDLGLKTLVYCSNGNTYEKPHTKIIDKKIKHLQRRISKIYQPMIDYCKETRTKFSTLKKSNNLIKLEKELRKYQIRKTNILDSNIHRITSDLIKINPERIVIEDLNIKGMMSNHKLARSIQSSKFYEVRKQLVYKCKNNNIKLIVADRFYPSSKTCSSCGKIKDDLKLKDRVYRCPQCGTIIDRDLNAAINLSRIS
- a CDS encoding ROK family protein — protein: MLKCTTLYKFNIAETSTEADKGVENLFNKLVTIVESYSKEEILGIAVSGTGQIDGSIGKVVGGNDIIPGWIGTNLVERLENKFSLPAVLENDVNCAALGEKWLGAGRGEKDFICITIGTGIGGGVVLNNEILRGDTCVAAEFGHIQIVKDGIQCLCGKKGCYERYASATALMRMAKEATGKDMNGKEIFDLEKSGDPTMKKIISEWVDYFTDGLSTIAYIFNPSLIVIGGGVTKQGDYLLDKFNESLSSKLGPNFKKNLKLKFAELGNNAGMLGATYLLLKKVGRI